Below is a genomic region from Rhinatrema bivittatum chromosome 8, aRhiBiv1.1, whole genome shotgun sequence.
ACACGCCcgctgctgaactgcaagcagAGGGGGGTATTCATAGACACAGAGAAAAAGCAACCAAACCCAGGGAAAAGCCTTTTCTTGCTGAACATTAGACGAGTGCAATCTGCTGCACTCCTTCCTGCACAGTCTCTCTCCCCACGCCTGCTCTGGTTCAGCACACGATCGCTTGCTTTCACGTGCGTCACCCTGAGATGAGGATCTCCCTCTAGCCCCTCTCGGCGCCACGTCGCTGGTTAGCTGCCGACTTAACTGGCTAAGCGGGACGGTTTGAATATTCGGCCTTGCTCAGCAGCTGTTTATCTGGGTACGTGAGGGGTTCCAGGGTGAAGCTGCCGCTATTCTGACTTCTCCCGcttagttagccacataagtctagGAGAATTATTTGGCTGCCCTTCagttaaccggataaacttatctgcctaactGTAAGACAGCAGACTATATTCAGATACGCAGCCTCAGCCAAGTTAGGGAGGTAAGTTTATCCAGCCCGAGAGCTCCCTATGGGCGATTTCTGGGAGAGTTTCCTGCCTCTTCCCTTGCTAGAGCTGCCCCTCGCTCCAGCAGCCCTAGTCTTGCTTCTCCTTCGTCCTCTTACTTGTCCTTCCTGTGCTGGCTGAGGTTTCGGGCTCCCCCTCCTCTGCAGGGCTGCCCTTTGGATTATGCTGTGGTGTAGGCGGGAGAATCTGGGGACTCCCTGATGAGTTCCTTGAGTTACCTTCCTCCATTGCGTTTGCTTCGGCCCTGGGGCTCTCTTCTTTTCGCTGGTCGAGCGCGCTGGCCTCATCCAGCTGTTCTGTGGCCGTACACGCTCGGGATCTCTCAGGGCTGTTCTCCTctgcagcctctccagcactGCCGTCTGGCTGATCTCGCCCCGGATCCTCCGGCTTCTCTGCTTTTCCCGATTCCATGCATCCGGCTCCTTCTGGCCCCGCTCGCTCTCCAGTACTCTCTACCTGGCCTGCACTGGGCACCTGAGCTTCCTCACCCACAGTCAGCATCTCCTCGGGAGGAGAGCGGGGCAGAGCGCCCGTGCCCACGGATGAGGTCTGCGTCCGCCATCCCTCACCACCGAGCGACGATTCCTCCTGCTTTACGGGCTCCTCGCCAGCATAGCCCGCTTCTGCTGAAGTTCCTTCCGGCTCACTGGGCACCTGAGCTTCCTCACCCACAGTCAGCATCTCCTCGGGAGCAGAGCGGGGCAGAGCGCCCGTGCCCACGGATGAGGTCTGCGACCGCCGTCCCTCACCACCGAGCGACGATTCCTCCTGCTTTACGGGCTCCTCGCCAGCACAGCCCGCTTCTGCTGAAGTTCCTTCCGGCTCACTGGGCACCTGAGCTTCCTCACCCACAGTCAGCATCTCCTCGGGAGCAGAGCGGGGCAGAGCGCCCGTGCCCACGGATGAGGTCTGCGTCCGCCGTCCCTCACCACCGAGCGACGATTCCTCCTGCTTTACGGGCTCCTCGCCAGCACAGCCCGCTTCTGCTGAAGTTTCTTCCGGCTCGCTTGGACTCGGCTCATCGTCTTGACTTCCCCTTTCTGCCTCTGCCCGCTCCACTCTCCTCCTTTTTCTGGTAGCGTCAAGGTCGGACTCGCTCACCTCTCCAGCCGCCCCGGCCTCTCTCGCTGCCACTGGCGTTTCCGTGCAGCGCTGGCTCATGCTAATCTCTTCTAAGCTGCTGGAAAGGCTGTCAATGGCGGACTCGTCGGGCTTCTCCGGTGCCTCTGCGCCGCTCTTTGGCTTCCGAGCCTCAAGCTTTCTCTTCTTGCAATCTTTTGCTGTCCCCTCACCGGCTCCAGCTTTCTTTGCATCGCTGGGACTCTGCGGATCCCTCTCGCCGTTCCCTCGCTCGCACTTGCTCTCCTGGCTGAAAGCTGGATCCTGGGGAGCACCTTCTCTCATCTCTGGCCCGGTCTGAGACCTCCTTTCCTGTCCTGCTCTCTCTGCGTGGTTGCCCTCTTCTCCCGCCCCTTCGTCACTGGAGCCTGGCTCCAGGGCTGCCTTCTGCCGTCGAGCTTCAAACCTGCGCAGCTTCTTCAGCGGCCCCCAGACGAACCTCTCCCTGGGGCTGAAGCGCGTCCAGGCGTAGTGCACCAGCTCCCTGCGCTGCTCCTTGTTTCGGACCGTGAAGAGGAAGTAGTCCAAGGCGCTCTGCTTGACGTTGGGCAGCGTGCCCTCCTCCAGCGATTCCCGCAGGAAGAACCTCACCAGCGGGGCTTGGTAACGCTCGTAGCCCATCTCCCCCAGGCACTTCAGGATGCGAGTAATTCGGAGGTTATTGTGCGTATGCCTGGGACAGGGAAGGAAAGCAAACACCAAGAGCAGGGGTTAATCTCGCAGTACCTCCCCCCCACAAGCGATCAAAAGACGTGCGCAGTGCAGAGACAGAAATCCCGCTCTGCTACTGGGGCCGCCGTTTGCAGCACATCACGAGGTGTCTAACAAATATCAGATAAACAGCAACATTTTCATTCTGGAAAACCCTTTTCACTGGCTTTCTGCAGCAGGTACCTGCTTTGGGTGATCAGCGCTTGCCTGCCCGATGGCTCACCTCTGTTACGTGGGGCGTGCAGCCGGCTCCGCAGTGCCACGGGTGGCCAGCTCTCCAGCCAGCCACCAGGGACCACGAGCCGGGCAGTGACACAGGGAGACAAGACGTGGCAGCTCTCACCGGTTGAGGTTCTGAAACCGCTCCTTCCAGTTTTCTGCCCGGGCCACTTCCCCCGTTTCTGGAGCCACCAGGGCGATGCCGTAGAAGCCCAGCATAAGTTCATAGGCGTGGAGGAACCTGGCCATGATGGCGTCAGACTTCCTGAATTCCTATAAAGGCACAGAGAACTCTTGGAACTCGCTGCAAGCAAGAGGCCATCACCATCCAAGCCGAGAAACCCACCCCCCCTCAGGCTCCTGCTCTACCTTAATGACGCCGGATACCCGCAGAGCGCAACGAGCAGCGCAGGGCACACCGCGTACAGGTCAAGGAAGAATTTGCGCTTGGCATACTTTAAGCACTTTGCGTGTAGCTGTTTCTGATTTTGCTGCTTTTATTGGTTTACTGTTAGGACATCTTGTCCCATAGAAAGCTGCATACATCAGGATACTCGCCAACCTACTACAATACAGCGGGCCTGTACGAGGTCACGCTACTAGCATAACCCTGCCGTGAGGGACGCCAGACGATGGCGGGGTATAACACGCCTGTGACGTGTGCGCCAAGTGCGAGCGATGCTGATACCACCGTGTTGTTATTTCACAGCAATACCTGCAGCTAAACGCACGGCATGGCTTTTGCTTCTCTTTGGGattcctgctttaaaaaaaacctctcatGCGAGCTTTGGCAAGACTCCAGCTACGCAGCGCCAAATACTGAAAATAAGATCCACACCTGAATTTCCCTTTGCGTCAGTGGCTTTGCGTACCAGTTCATCCCCTCCTCCCGCAGAGGAAACAACCTAAAAACAAAGCCGGAACATTTAAGAGCAAATGAGAGACGGGACCAAGACGACAAAATACTGTAACTGTGTCTTGCAGGGGAGGAGGCGAGGGAGGAAGTGATGAAAGGCAGGTGCGGGGTTAACATTATTCTACAGAACAAGACCTCGCCCTCCCCTGGCGCGAGATACTGTGGAAAGGCAAGCTGGACCCCGCTTCCACCTTCTGACCTAAATCGAGACAAGCACCAGACAAACTGAAGTGGCTTGAAACTGGCCCCAGATCACCCTCCTCTGACAAGCACAGCTGCTCTGTTTTCCAGGCACCAAAATATTCTCAAGGCCAATGTTTACAGATAAGAAAACAAGAGCTGCAGGGCATCAGCCAGCACCAGGGCACATGAAGAGCCCCCCCAGGGCAACCAAGGCTAAACCAGCAAGAGGCAACCAGCCAGAGCCAGAGCCAGCTCTCTGTCCACAGGCAATAAAGAGAGCAGAGCAACACAGGGGCTTCTCCAGGAGCCCCCGAGGTCCTTCCAGCGGGATTGGCAGCGCTGCGATCTTTACCACTGGATGTAGGTGTGTTTGTCCTCCAGGACGTCGTAGTCCTGCCGCCAGAAGTCCAGCAGCTCGTCGATTTTAATCCCttcagaaagaaagagagcataAGCGGGTTATAGCCTTAGCCTGGAGACTCCTGACCCTGGTCCAGGAGTGCCTCGTCCCTGCCTCGCACACAACCCTCTGACTGGCACGAAGTGACCGCAAAACTGACAGAAATGACCTCAGGTAGTGGAAGGTGCCAGGGAGAGCAAGGAAAGCTTTTTAAGCAAACCTCCATGCCCACTGGCTACACCGAGAGCAGCCCTGGGCAAACAGTGACCCAAACACCAGTCAGCGAGGGAGATTTCTTACGGCTGCAACATATCCAGCGCTGGAGAAGCCTGTGCGCACGGTGCTGCCGAGAGCAGGGAGCTGAAGAGGAGGAGACAGGCCGCGTGGCTGCAGACTCACAGCTCCGGGCCATCACCTCATGGTATCAGGGCACTGGAAATGTCAGGAGGATGAAAGCGAACTCCGCAGCTCCCTGTGTGACAGAGCTAGCACCGGCAGGAAGGATGCACAGGGGTCGGGGGCAGGCCCCATCTGCTCCAGCGACAGATCCGCCATTTACTGCAGAAATGATCCGGGCGCTGCCACAGGTCACACTCAGCGCAGGGCTGGAGCAGAATCACCACCGAAATCTGGTAACGTCACTGCCAGAACGGCACCGGGATCTTACCCTCCCCGCCTGCCTGGGTGAAAGCCGCCCAGCATTTTATTCTAAAGAACGAGGGTAGTGGAGAATAAGCAGGGATGAAAAACCCAACGCTTACACCTCAAAATgtcctcattcacatgcatgaaACACAACAGCACAGGGACAACAACATGGGGCAGCCTGCCCCACCGTGCTCAGAGACATCCACTGCATCAACCACTCCCAGCCCCACACAGggatcctcccccctccccagagacatccactcccatcccccacacagggatcctcccccctccccagagacatccactcccatcccccacacagggatcctccccctccccttcccagagACATCCACTCCCAGCCCCACACAGGGACCCTCCCCAGAGACATCCACTCCCATCCCCCACACAGggatcctcccccctccccagagacatccactcccatcccccacacagggatcctccccctccccttctcagaGACATCCACTCCCATCCCCACACAgggatcctccccctccccagagacatccactcccatcccccacacagggaccctccccccccccagagacatccactcccatcccccacacagggatcctcccccctccccagagacatccactcccatcccccacacagggatcctcccccctccccagagacATCCACTCCCATCCCCACACAGggatcctcccccctccccagagacATCCACTCCCAGCCCCACAAAgggatcctccccctccccagagacGTCCACTCCCAGCCCCACACAGggatcctcccccctccccagagacATCCACTCCCATCCCCACACAGggatcctcccccctccccttcccagagACATCCACTCCCAGCCCCACACAgggatcctccccctccccagagacATCCACTCCCAGCCCCACAgggatcctccccctccccagagacATCCACTCCCAGCCCCACACAGggatcctcccccctccccttcccagagACATCCACTCCCAGCCCCACACAGGGACCCTCCCCAGAGACATCCACTCCCATCCCCACACAAggatcctccccccctcccatccccacacagggatcctcccccctccccagagacatccactcccatcccccacacagggatcctccccctccccagagacatccactcccatcccccacacagggatcctccccctccccagagacatccactcccatcccccacacagggatcctccccctccccagagacatcccctcccaccccccacacagggatcccccccctccccagagacatccactcccatcccccacacagggatcctccccctccccagagacATCCACTCCCATCCCCACACAgggatcctccccctccccagagacATCCACTCCCATCCCCACACAGggatcctcccccctcccatccccacacagggatcctccccctcccatccccacacagggatcctccccctccccagagacATCCACTCCCATCGCAGGGATCCTCTCTCCCATCTCTTCCCCTCAGAGTACTCACCATTGGGCATAAATCGGATCTCATTCCTGTAAAAATCTACATTGGGCATGGCCTCCACATCGGACTCCTGGTCCTGTAAACCCTGAAGGGAAAGCAGAGTTCAGGGTTTGGCAGCAGTGCAGGATGCCAGTGTCCCTCCCGCTGCCGGCGTGCATGCAGGGCACCTCCTCCACACCCTCTGCACCTAGCAGCACTCTCGCCTGCCGTCCTGCGTAGGAAGAGGCGGCACGGTGACCGCAAAGAGTCACAGGCAGCCGAGAGCACACAGACAGGATTAATCTCTGAAGGAAAAACAATGTGGGTAAGTAAATCCTTTGGTTTTACCCCAAGTCATAACAGCCTGCTGCTGACAGGAGCTCACGCTATAAGAACGTGAGAGATGCCATCCTGGGATACTCCCCCAGCGCCGGTGTCTGGGGCTCTGCAAGGGATCAGGCAGGAACGAGACCTTTTCCCCCGGGACAGCACCCCCGAGGAAGAACCACATTTCACATTCTGTCCTCATGACAATCCCCAGTTATCCTCCCCAGTGCCTAACCCATTCAATCACCGAGTAGCAATTAAGAGAGAGTGAAAGGACGGATTGACTTAGAAGCGCTCTTTAGAATAGGAGAGGCCTGTGCCATCTGAAGGATCGCAGCCCCACCGGATAGCCACGTCTGTAGTGCTGCAAGGCTCGCGCCACTCTCCAGTTCCGCTGGGGTCcctgtggagagagagaagagggcgGGCATCAAAAGAGAAACAGCGCCGGACACGGTACAGGAGGGCCAGCTAGAGCCGGAAGCACGGTGCGGACAGGCCAGCAGGAGACACCTGGTGACCCCCTTGAGATGGTTCTGCACCGGCGCTGCACCAGGAAGATTCTGAGTGGCAGAGGGAGCTGGGACGTGAGGCTgtttggaaggggaaggagagagaggcacaGAGAGTAGAAAGCCAGAGGAGCTGTCTATCTCCCTGCTCTCTGTCATCGCACTATCCCTTAGGTCTGTACAAATGTGACAAAGGCACAGCAGTGAATGCAATGGCTCTTTTAGTCACAGAGTACTGGCGATTTCATTTAGGTCTAGGAGTCATATTCCACCTTTTTTAGTGACCAGGCCAAGCAAAGGAGATTGCaacaatatttaaatatatagCTCCCCATTTCCCCCAAAAAATAATCAAGTTTCTGGCCCCCACATCTGCCCCATGCAACCAGGTGCAAAGAGCTGTTAGCAGGGACCTGGGGAACTGTGCTACTGTCCACCTGGTGTAGGACTGGCAGACGACAGAGGGCCCCACACAGGATCCCGCAGTACGGCAGAAAAACAAGAAGCAATACCTTCATTCCTTGCTGGGAAGTTGCCCAGTACGACGTCTTTCTCTCCTGGGAACAGAGAACACTGTCAGATTTCAAAAAACGCAGCTCTGCTTATGCAAACCACCCATGCCGAGGGCTCCCTCCCCAGCT
It encodes:
- the OGFR gene encoding opioid growth factor receptor isoform X2, which produces MAGDGVDWEYDSTWEDDDDDEKEIAASEPEQRPAAAVQERKTSYWATSQQGMKGPQRNWRVARALQHYRRGYPGLQDQESDVEAMPNVDFYRNEIRFMPNGIKIDELLDFWRQDYDVLEDKHTYIQWLFPLREEGMNWYAKPLTQREIQEFRKSDAIMARFLHAYELMLGFYGIALVAPETGEVARAENWKERFQNLNRHTHNNLRITRILKCLGEMGYERYQAPLVRFFLRESLEEGTLPNVKQSALDYFLFTVRNKEQRRELVHYAWTRFSPRERFVWGPLKKLRRFEARRQKAALEPGSSDEGAGEEGNHAERAGQERRSQTGPEMREGAPQDPAFSQESKCERGNGERDPQSPSDAKKAGAGEGTAKDCKKRKLEARKPKSGAEAPEKPDESAIDSLSSSLEEISMSQRCTETPVAAREAGAAGEVSESDLDATRKRRRVERAEAERGSQDDEPSPSEPEETSAEAGCAGEEPVKQEESSLGGEGRRTQTSSVGTGALPRSAPEEMLTVGEEAQVPSEPEGTSAEAGCAGEEPVKQEESSLGGEGRRSQTSSVGTGALPRSAPEEMLTVGEEAQVPSAGQVESTGERAGPEGAGCMESGKAEKPEDPGRDQPDGSAGEAAEENSPERSRACTATEQLDEASALDQRKEESPRAEANAMEEGNSRNSSGSPQILPPTPQHNPKGSPAEEGEPETSASTGRTSKRTKEKQD
- the OGFR gene encoding opioid growth factor receptor isoform X3, whose translation is MPNVDFYRNEIRFMPNGIKIDELLDFWRQDYDVLEDKHTYIQWLFPLREEGMNWYAKPLTQREIQEFRKSDAIMARFLHAYELMLGFYGIALVAPETGEVARAENWKERFQNLNRHTHNNLRITRILKCLGEMGYERYQAPLVRFFLRESLEEGTLPNVKQSALDYFLFTVRNKEQRRELVHYAWTRFSPRERFVWGPLKKLRRFEARRQKAALEPGSSDEGAGEEGNHAERAGQERRSQTGPEMREGAPQDPAFSQESKCERGNGERDPQSPSDAKKAGAGEGTAKDCKKRKLEARKPKSGAEAPEKPDESAIDSLSSSLEEISMSQRCTETPVAAREAGAAGEVSESDLDATRKRRRVERAEAERGSQDDEPSPSEPEETSAEAGCAGEEPVKQEESSLGGEGRRTQTSSVGTGALPRSAPEEMLTVGEEAQVPSEPEGTSAEAGCAGEEPVKQEESSLGGEGRRSQTSSVGTGALPRSAPEEMLTVGEEAQVPSEPEGTSAEAGYAGEEPVKQEESSLGGEGWRTQTSSVGTGALPRSPPEEMLTVGEEAQVPSAGQVESTGERAGPEGAGCMESGKAEKPEDPGRDQPDGSAGEAAEENSPERSRACTATEQLDEASALDQRKEESPRAEANAMEEGNSRNSSGSPQILPPTPQHNPKGSPAEEGEPETSASTGRTSKRTKEKQD
- the OGFR gene encoding opioid growth factor receptor isoform X1, which gives rise to MAGDGVDWEYDSTWEDDDDDEKEIAASEPEQRPAAAVQERKTSYWATSQQGMKGPQRNWRVARALQHYRRGYPGLQDQESDVEAMPNVDFYRNEIRFMPNGIKIDELLDFWRQDYDVLEDKHTYIQWLFPLREEGMNWYAKPLTQREIQEFRKSDAIMARFLHAYELMLGFYGIALVAPETGEVARAENWKERFQNLNRHTHNNLRITRILKCLGEMGYERYQAPLVRFFLRESLEEGTLPNVKQSALDYFLFTVRNKEQRRELVHYAWTRFSPRERFVWGPLKKLRRFEARRQKAALEPGSSDEGAGEEGNHAERAGQERRSQTGPEMREGAPQDPAFSQESKCERGNGERDPQSPSDAKKAGAGEGTAKDCKKRKLEARKPKSGAEAPEKPDESAIDSLSSSLEEISMSQRCTETPVAAREAGAAGEVSESDLDATRKRRRVERAEAERGSQDDEPSPSEPEETSAEAGCAGEEPVKQEESSLGGEGRRTQTSSVGTGALPRSAPEEMLTVGEEAQVPSEPEGTSAEAGCAGEEPVKQEESSLGGEGRRSQTSSVGTGALPRSAPEEMLTVGEEAQVPSEPEGTSAEAGYAGEEPVKQEESSLGGEGWRTQTSSVGTGALPRSPPEEMLTVGEEAQVPSAGQVESTGERAGPEGAGCMESGKAEKPEDPGRDQPDGSAGEAAEENSPERSRACTATEQLDEASALDQRKEESPRAEANAMEEGNSRNSSGSPQILPPTPQHNPKGSPAEEGEPETSASTGRTSKRTKEKQD